gactcgtcgtttcgaagcatcacgtgatgatcggatgttatagattctacgtgtgcatacaacgggtgcaagccagatttgcacatgcaaatactaaggttaaactttacgagcctagcatgtacagacatggtctcggaaagtcgtcatgatttgatggataaaattatgagtgaaattgttcatcacattaaaagttactaatagtgaaatctagaacacttgtcatgtgatgatcaacttcaaagtaagaacctcaaggttattggtaattgaccaatggacctagaagttattgaaggtgaagtgttttctgagaatgaggaaagctaaaagagaaactacaaaagatttttggcagaaagaaagaaaaaactagaaggtctagctcaggtgtatatagatgatatacatgttatggatgtattccttgtttggtcacataataaaattcttgggtatttgtaccagattggttggtatgagatgtcatacaatacaacgcaatatacaagaatacgatggtctaagtgactgataaggaatatggtaataatgccatAATAAGCAGGCACATCTTCACTCTTCACTCTTCACTCTTGACTATCTAGTCTTCATTGGTCAATTCTTCATCCTCCTATAAAATGGTAGCAATGAAACAACTGGTAAGGAACACACAACTCTAATATTTACACGATTGTATGGAATCATCTTTGACAGAAACATGCAAAAACAAGATTAATCATGGACATGGCACAAACAAACATAGCAAAATGAAACTTCGTGCACCAACCAATACCTATGGTATGGTTTTTTCCCTCCTTTTTGAAAAAAGTTTTTAACACGAAATATAGGTACCAAACAGATTTAGTCACGAACAATCATCAATTTTTCTCACAAACAGATCACCTGAAATCAGCCTCATGACTCGAAAACACTGGGTTAGGTACCTTCCAGCTTTCAACTATTTTTACACTAAACATCTAAAAAACTTCACGTACAATAAACTAGAGGGAAACATAACTGGCAAGAAACTGAAGGAGACCGGGACTCGAACCTGAATGTTGATGTCATATGATGCTTGGAAGTTACCTAATCGAACGACGTTTGCAGCTTAAATTTTCCAGATACTCCTCATCGTCAAGGTACTACAGAAGATGGCAAGACATACAAGAAACAATTAGTCAAGTGGTAAAATACCAAGTTAGTGCTACATAATGGTTCTTTCCCAGGGTATTTATGCATCATTACATCGAAGGTAGCTCTTATCCTATCCTCCTCGGCTTTTATCATGTCCGCCTCCTCTGTTGGCTGGAAAAGATGAGAAATGGAAGAACACATAGTTAACATTCATGCAGCAACAAAATGCAACCATGAAAGAGGAGGGACCTGTTAGTATACAGAGCACCATACATCGCTCTTGGAGCCGTGCAATTGCATCTCGTTGCGAGGACCAAATCCACGCGGGAAACGTATGTTCCGGTGACCGCCGGTGTACAAATCAGCGTGTGGGTGCTTCATATCGACGCTTCCATTGTTTTCACAACCATGGCAACGGACTTCGTTATCTGAAACGAGACACAAGGGGCAAGGTTCGTCATTTGGAATTCAGGTAGCCTCGCACATGCATGTTAAGGATAGCTGAATGAGTGTCAAAAAAATGCATGATTTAAGAATACCATCGCCGTCAGGTTGAACCCTATAGAAGCAGCTGAGGAAGTATCCTAGGACATCTCCAGGGACACGCGAGACTTCGGCGAAGAACAGATCGCCGCTGCCCGTCTCAGGATCAGCTGCTGGTTTAGTCCTCACTGTGATGTTGAGATGGTAGTACCACTTAGCTTTGCCTTCGCAGATCGACTGCCAATGCACGACGTCTTGGAGCTC
This region of Lolium perenne isolate Kyuss_39 chromosome 2, Kyuss_2.0, whole genome shotgun sequence genomic DNA includes:
- the LOC127330215 gene encoding uncharacterized protein translates to MERVWKITRAQLERRSALDKLSRKERAIREFLYYPDGKTRVRTMRLVADLDRDKMRRLAEALLDKHNDAEGHAYELQDVVHWQSICEGKAKWYYHLNITVRTKPAADPETGSGDLFFAEVSRVPGDVLGYFLSCFYRVQPDGDDNEVRCHGCENNGSVDMKHPHADLYTGGHRNIRFPRGFGPRNEMQLHGSKSDPTEEADMIKAEEDRIRATFDYLDDEEYLENLSCKRRSIR